In Candidatus Nitrosarchaeum limnium SFB1, the following proteins share a genomic window:
- a CDS encoding prepilin signal peptidase of type PulO (Type II secretory pathway), whose protein sequence is MALTMLIIGSIVDIWKREIHDYYWIGFGGAGFLLIFLNSDIIPHLVNIGIALIIAPFVIIIWRLGLFGGADAFALIALAVIAPMTTFSENPSTPFTTLSNAVILFFVPVSINVIRNLISIINHENIFEGFEETKFRKICAIMIGYKSKNPKFCFSIEKTVKGKKKINLKIQHAENQNYCSKPNTWITPGIPYLLLITGGFIIQLMYGDIILGLFIK, encoded by the coding sequence ATGGCACTTACAATGTTGATCATAGGCTCCATAGTAGACATATGGAAAAGAGAAATTCATGATTATTACTGGATTGGCTTTGGAGGAGCAGGTTTTTTATTAATTTTTTTAAATTCAGACATTATACCACATTTAGTTAACATTGGAATTGCATTAATTATTGCACCATTTGTAATTATTATTTGGAGATTAGGGTTGTTTGGAGGAGCAGATGCGTTTGCATTAATTGCTTTAGCTGTAATTGCACCTATGACAACATTCTCAGAAAATCCTTCAACTCCATTCACAACACTATCAAATGCAGTAATTTTGTTTTTTGTGCCTGTTTCTATTAATGTAATTAGAAATTTGATATCAATCATAAATCATGAAAATATTTTTGAGGGTTTTGAAGAGACAAAATTTAGAAAAATTTGTGCAATTATGATTGGATACAAGTCAAAAAATCCAAAATTTTGTTTTTCAATTGAAAAAACAGTAAAAGGAAAAAAAAAGATAAATTTGAAAATACAACATGCAGAAAATCAGAATTACTGTTCAAAACCAAATACATGGATTACGCCCGGAATACCATATCTATTACTGATCACTGGAGGCTTTATCATACAGTTGATGTACGGAGATATCATACTTGGTTTATTTATAAAATAA